A stretch of the Aphis gossypii isolate Hap1 chromosome 2, ASM2018417v2, whole genome shotgun sequence genome encodes the following:
- the LOC114122956 gene encoding zinc finger HIT domain-containing protein 3: MKCNICEVNESKYKCPKCRNIKYCSVACYQNHLSGDCTINNQDTSVEMVKNEQLYPTEDTIPSEKLNLLCYDNRLRELVSDSYLQKLLEKIDNSTSPNEELEKAMIEPIFEEFARRCLEIVKDEN, encoded by the exons ATGAAGTGTAATATTTGTGAAGTCAACGAATCCAAGTATAAATGTCCAAAATGCAGAAACATCAAGTA ttgttcAGTTGCATGTTACCAAAATCATCTATCAGGTGATTGTACAATAAACAACCAAGATACATCAGTTGAAATGGTAAAAAATGAACAGTTGTATCCAACTGAAGACACAATTCcatcagaaaaattaaatttacttt gttaTGATAATCGCCTAAGAGAATTAGTTTCTGAttcttatttacaaaaactattggaaaaaatagataatagtaCTAGTCCAAATGAAGAATTAGAAAAAGCTATGATTGAGCCTATATTTGAAGAATTTGCTAGAAGATGTTTGGAAATTGTAAAGGATGAAAATTGa